Proteins encoded by one window of Aspergillus puulaauensis MK2 DNA, chromosome 4, nearly complete sequence:
- the ALG14 gene encoding glycosyltransferase family protein (BUSCO:EOG092643QM;~COG:G;~EggNog:ENOG410PR2I;~InterPro:IPR013969;~PFAM:PF08660;~TransMembrane:3 (n7-18c23/24o33-58i153-171o191-213i);~go_process: GO:0006488 - dolichol-linked oligosaccharide biosynthetic process [Evidence IEA]), producing the protein MSFRQRLFYGLAALLLLCTAGAATSYLAMQLQLFWTMLLAFSIVGAILAILILGAIAISRNAPVPKWRPKGSPIHLLVVFGSGGHTAEMLTLLRNMDISPVKYAYRTYIISSGDNFSATKIIQYELALHGRGARPASYVIVHVPRARRVHQSYFTAPFTTLLSFWSCLLALCRRHPDQQYHKLPEQLRSPYPDLILTNGPATAVCVILSARLIRLGHSCRNFISRSKVPSPPSVTGARPHAYHPMTDEFRLRTVFVESWARVRTISLSGKILLPFADRFLVQWPALDGKKAWWGAKKAEYVPGLMD; encoded by the exons ATGTCGTTTCGCCAGCGTCTTTTCTACGGCCTTGCCGCACTTTTGCTACTCTGCACGGCCGGTGCAGCCACGAGCTATCTTGCAATGCAATTGCAGCTGTTTTGGACCATGCTTCTCGCTTTCTCCATCGTGGGCGCTATATTGGCAATCCTG ATCCTCGGTGCTATTGCCATCTCCCGTAACGCCCCAGTGCCCAAATGGCGTCCTAAAGGCTCGCCCATCCATCTACTCGTCGTTTTCGGCAGCGGTGGCCATACTGCAGAAATGCTCACCTTGCTTCGCAATATGGATATTAGCCCAGTCAAATACGCCTATCGAACCTACATCATAAGCTCGGGCGACAATTTCAGCGCCACGAAGATAATCCAGTATGAATTAGCCCTTCACGGCCGTGGCGCAAGACCAGCATCCTACGTAATCGTCCATGTTCCCCGTGCCCGCCGCGTCCATCAATCCTATTTTACGGCTCCCTTCACAActcttttgtctttttggTCTTGTCTCCTTGCTCTGTGCAGGCGGCATCCAGACCAGCAATACCACAAACTACCGGAGCAGCTCAGGTCGCCTTATCCGGATCTTATCCTCACTAATGGGCCCGCGACAGCGGTTTGCGTTATACTTTCTGCAAGGCTCATACGCCTGGGTCATTCTTGTCGGAATTTCATTAGCCGGTCTAAAGTGCCCTCTCCGCCATCTGTGACGGGTGCAAGACCGCACGCGTACCATCCAATGACGGACGAATTCCGACTTCGTACGGTATTTGTGGAGTCTTGGGCTCGCGTGAGAACAATAAGTCTATCAGGCAAGATTCTCCTGCCTTTTGCCGATCGGTTCCTGGTTCAATGGCCTGCGTTGGATGGCAAGAAGGCTTGGTGGGGagcgaagaaggcagaaTACGTTCCTGGCCTCATGGATTGA
- the FMT1 gene encoding methionyl-tRNA formyltransferase (BUSCO:EOG092631ML;~COG:J;~EggNog:ENOG410PM37;~InterPro:IPR041711,IPR036477,IPR005793,IPR002376;~PFAM:PF02911,PF00551;~go_function: GO:0016742 - hydroxymethyl-, formyl-and related transferase activity [Evidence IEA];~go_process: GO:0009058 - biosynthetic process [Evidence IEA]) — MFISRGSGLLCLYRQARFCPSSTSRFVSSKTYDPLRILFCGSDEFSIASLKALHAEHVKQPDRIASIDVVCRPGKRVGRGLKQIREVPIKAAATKLSLPIHEIDTFTGWKPPVLSEGSINLIVAVSFGLFVPPRILHGAKYGGLNVHPSLLPDFRGPAPLHHTLLAGRSTTGVTLQTLHLQHFDHGTILAQTPFPGFAIPNPDSCTVPELLDVVAPKGADILVEGIRKGLFAPPVEDAGWHSSEHNELIHAAKIKPEDRHIDWANWTWTDISRRHRVLGPLWSKSLVFGEPTGHIPTFQQRRVILSEFEEVQPLKGSEAFALVPGLPFIDGEHTVKSDSGKGVYVFTLDGRLIKIHQMKVEGQQNADALRASLKAGMIGSRTFSSYDAPFAPFHNPLC, encoded by the exons ATGTTTATCTCAAGAGGCTCGGGCTTGCTGTGTTTGTATCGACAAGCGCGCTTTTGTCCGTCCTCCACATCCCGATTCGTCTCCTCAAAAACCTACGACCCGCTACGAATCCTCTTTTGCGGTTCTGATGAGTTCAGCATAGCTTCTCTTAAAGCTCTCCACGCCGAGCATGTGAAGCAACCCGATCGGATCGCTTCCATTGACGTTGTCTGTCGGCCTGGAAAAAGGGTAGGGAGGGGCTTGAAGCAAATACGCGAAG TCCCCATCAAAGCTGCCGCAACGAAATTATCGCTCCCTATCCATGAGATTGACACTTTCACGGGGTGGAAG CCCCCCGTGCTCTCCGAAGGATCCATAAATCTGATAGTCGCGGTATCATTTGGGCTTTTCGTGCCACCGCGCATCCTCCATGGCGCCAAATACGGTGGCTTGAATGTCCATCCCTCGCTACTTCCCGA CTTCCGTGGACCTGCACCACTCCACCATACTCTCCTAGCAGGCAGATCTACGACCGGTGTCACTCTTCAGACACTACACCTTCAGCACTTTGACCACGGGACAATACTCGCGCAGACGCCTTTTCCTGGTTTTGCGATACCGAATCCTGATTCATGCACTGTTCCGGAGCTGTTGGATGTTGTCGCCCCAAAGGGCGCGGATATCTTGGTCGAAGGCATCCGAAAGGGCCTGTTTGCTCCCCCTGTTGAGGATGCAGGCTGGCACTCGTCTGAACATAATGAATTGATACACGCTGCGAAGATCAAGCCCGAGGACAGACATATTGACTGGGCGAACTGGACTTGGACGGATATCAGTCGGCGGCACCGGGTGCTGGGGCCACTGTGGAGCAAGTCCCTGGTTTTCGGCGAACCGACTGGGCATATTCCAACTTTCCAACAGCGCAGGGTTATTTTAAGCGAATTCGAAGAGGTGCAACCGTTGAAAGGAAGCGAGGCATTTGCCCTTGTCCCGGGACTGCCATTTATAGATGGCGAGCACACAGTCAAGTCGGACTCAGGCAAGGGAGTCTATGTGTTCACCCTAGACGGAAGGCTAATTAAAATTCATCAAATGAAGGTGGAGGGTCAGCAGAATGCGGATGCACTTCGAGCTTCCCTCAAGGCTGGAATGATTGGAAGCCGCACGTTCTCTTCATACGATGCTCCATTTGCTCCGTTCCATAACCCACTTTGCTAA
- a CDS encoding SDR family NAD(P)-dependent oxidoreductase (COG:Q;~EggNog:ENOG410PJ9X;~InterPro:IPR002347,IPR036291,IPR020904;~PFAM:PF00106,PF13561,PF08659;~go_function: GO:0016491 - oxidoreductase activity [Evidence IEA];~go_process: GO:0055114 - oxidation-reduction process [Evidence IEA]), whose translation MPYSLQNRNVLVTAGSRGLGALVAQKFAAQGSNVAINYFSSAGAAETIASDIRAQYNVKVITIKGDASLKADCENMVQTTVEQLGGLDVLVSNAGWTKITNFGDLDAMGEEDWDMCWSANVKGHLWLFKAALPTFKANADGGVFLITSSAAAVSATGSSLPYSVTKAAGLHLVKCLAQTQGPKVRINAVLPGLLLTDWGLRFPKEQIELYKSVTPLASLPEVEDTAEAYITLAKNSSMTGQAMQIDSGFVINY comes from the exons ATGCCATACTCATTGCAGAACCGCAATGTGCTCGTCACCGCAGGTTCGAG AGGACTAGGTGCTCTCGTTGCACAGAAATTTGCCGCCCAGGGCAGCAATGTTGCGATCAATTACTTCTCCAGCGCGGGTGCTGCAGAGACAATAGCCTCAGATATCCGGGCGCAGTATAACGTGAAGGTGATAACAATCAAGGGT GATGCGAGTCTCAAGGCCGATTGTGAGAATATGGTTCAGACTACAGTTGAACAACTTGGAGGATTGGATGTCCTCGTTTCGAATGCT GGCTGGACTAAGATCACCAACTTCGGGGACTTGGATGCtatgggcgaggaggactggGACATG TGCTGGTCTGCCAATGTGAAGGGCCATCTGTGGCTTTTCAAAGCAGCTCTTCCCACTTTCAAGGCTAACGCGGATGGTGGTGTCTTCTTGATCACTTCATCGGCCGCg GCTGTTTCAGCAACCGGGAGTAGCTTGCCATACTCTGTCACAAAGGCAGCAG GTTTGCACTTGGTGAAATGTCTCGCGCAGACTCAAGGGCCTAAGGTTCGCATCAACGCAGTCCTACCAGGTCTGCTTCTCACCGACTGG GGTTTGCGATTCCCCAAGGAACAGATCGAGCTTTATAAATCTGTCACCCCTCTGGCCTCCCTG CCCGAAGTGGAAGATACGGCCGAGGCGTATATCACATTAGCCAAAAACTCATCGATGACAGGACAGGCTATGCAAATAG ATTCGGGATTTGTGATAAACTACTAG
- a CDS encoding uncharacterized protein (COG:S;~EggNog:ENOG410PNY9;~InterPro:IPR042321,IPR018617;~PFAM:PF09779;~TransMembrane:8 (i177-196o243-260i281-299o311-329i554-577o589-610i622-640o652-672i);~go_process: GO:0071765 - nuclear inner membrane organization [Evidence IEA]) — MAPLFSKRLSCFYCGGRSAQPNRRPVRKWQCKHCEAVNYLDENGEITDPPTAETNPNPPTPGPSKPLLEPTDLGLTGSDLFCAQCVRNQHLFTSALASYFPPSDDPNYSAYEREYPKFRRNMEERYPQVCDNCEPRVKARIRQAGYEAKSDHLRRMMDRSKAGKAARRARQWNWKSLLVFVGAVCYWASIAGQLVWDVTSALPIDEPLRDPDELRTTFSVAAVSRIRDTLHTLPLPAHWPIDLEYYAGLSLVAGIVSLWWNPKLRLKIEGRGGRFVGLGEYYKIQLIVMVARCAFWAVLRDPSSSGLDANLPPALHLFMLLLITLSVIISRRVVRYDTRPLVNWSETTPTATPSRKPEASPRPTTGAKDPFYTPHENSHQITPRFPFEKLATPRTGQEERAIPTPPPEVDDMDWTPSIQHNFRPVSTPHQRDQMSALAGPSPFYGSLPPAPVPPSWNLRSQPSQRQRPIEQVVERNPFHRSPTQPSVNWGRNTSSPDAVFAPPKFFPVTDHASTGLENLFDRAFSIKSPDNDEDNWQSPQQSNSRPQPPRTTNLPVTFFSQCLRLGLLLVSLVAWNVSQYELVSVPGDYIEVASLGCASLLAGFALLEGLKQPTIQWNGMELLVYVAEIAAAVHLGGYLPGAAFERHYFDRYGKLLLVFMIVQEALALLAVYRGVPPNPHKAGTLQEQPSRPSSPGDTNIDDSPRSEISRRSEYHGSFGSPPMTAPPPLSFSSTAGGSSFLTHQPEPQHQQYQLPFPSYDGTFHNNNRDHSFSLKSLKYQEANASDQDLDQDSDTETTMTTATGTTNNTVKNIRYGRDSTVNGTFFSPKRSELGPGLGGLSLDDGPSRRMTRSQSQRLQGQASGFRRRGLR, encoded by the exons ATGGCTCCTCTATTTTCAAAGCGACTGAGCTGCTTCTATTGCGGCGGTCGCTCTGCACAGCCTAACAGACGCCCAGTTCGAAAGTGGCAATGTAAACACTGCGAGGCTGTCAATTACCTCGACGAA AATGGAGAAATTACAGATCCTCCTACTGCGGAAACAAACCCAAATCCGCCTACACCCGGCCCTTCAAAACCTCTTCTTGAGCCCACTGACCTGGGACTGACCGGCTCGGATCTGTTTTGTGCCCAGTGCGTTCGGAACCAACACCTTTTCACCAGTGCCCTAGCCTCCTATTTTCCGCCCTCCGACGACCCGAATTATAGCGCCTATGAACGAGAATACCCCAAATTTCGAAGGAACATGGAGGAGCGCTACCCGCAAGTATGCGACAACTGCGAACCCCGTGTGAAGGCGCGCATCCGCCAGGCTGGGTACGAAGCGAAATCGGATCACTTGCGACGGATGATGGATAGAAGTAAGGCAGGAAAGGCAGCGCGGAGAGCGCGACaatggaactggaagagcCTATTGGTGTTTGTGGGTGCCGTATGTTATTGGGCTAGTATTGCCGGCCAACTTGTCTGGGATGTGACGAGTGCTTTGCCTATCGACGAACCGCTGCGGGACCCTGACGAGCTTCGAACTACGTTCTCAGTAGCGGCCGTGTCACGAATTCGCGATACCCTTCATACGCTTCCTTTACCGGCCCATTGGCCTATTGATCTGGAATACTATGCTGGTCTGTCCCTAGTGGCCGGTATTGTCTCGCTATGGTGGAATCCAAAGCTCCGACTCAAGATCGAGGGAAGAGGTGGTCGTTTCGTGGGCCTTGGTGAATACTACAAAATTCAGCTCATTGTCATGGTAGCGCGATGCGCGTTTTGGGCCGTCCTCAGAGACCCCTCGTCGAGTGGCCTCGATGCTAACTTACCGCCCGCTTTGCATTTATTCATGCTCCTCCTTATAACTTTG tCTGTCATAATATCGCGGCGCGTGGTTCGCTACGATACTCGTCCATTGGTTAACTGGTCTGAAACCACCCCAACGGCAACCCCCTCTCGGAAACCGGAGGCATCTCCTCGTCCAACTACGGGTGCGAAGGACCCTTTTTACACACCGCATGAAAACTCCCATCAGATAACACCACGATTTCCTTTTGAAAAGCTTGCCACCCCGCGCACTGGGCAGGAGGAACGCGCAATTCCCACCCCGCCACCTGAGGTCGACGATATGGATTGGACTCCCTCTATACAGCATAATTTCCGACCAGTTTCGACCCCCCACCAAAGAGACCAGATGTCTGCCCTTGCTGGGCCAAGCCCGTTTTATGGATCActccctccagctccagtaCCTCCGTCGTGGAACTTGCGGAGCCAACCCTCGCAGAGACAGAGGCCCATTGAACAGGTCGTCGAACGCAATCCCTTCCATCGAAGCCCAACACAGCCATCAGTGAACTGGGGTCGTAATACGAGCTCCCCAGATGCCGTGTTTGCCCCACCGAAGTTCTTCCCAGTAACCGACCATGCTTCAACGGGACTGGAGAATCTCTTTGATCGGGCCTTTTCCATAAAGTCACCAGATAACGACGAGGATAATTGGCAATCGCCGCAGCAATCGAATTCGAGACCTCAACCACCGCGAACGACGAACTTGCCTGTGACTTTCTTCTCCCAGTGTCTTCGGTTAGGGTTACTGCTCGTCTCTCTTGTGGCGTGGAATGTTTCCCAGTATGAACTCGTGTCCGTCCCCGGTGACTATATTGAAGTTGCTTCATTGGGATGCGCTAGTCTTCTTGCTGGATTTGCTCTTCTCGAGGGCCTAAAGCAGCCTACTATACAGTGGAATGGGATGGAACTTTTAGTTTATGTCGCAGAAATTGCGGCAGCTGTCCACCTTGGAGGATACCTTCCCGGGGCAGCTTTTGAACGACATTATTTTGACAGATACGGGAAACTCCTTCTGGTCTTCATGATTGTCCAAGAGGCGCTAGCTCTGCTGGCTGTTTATCGCGGCgtccctcccaacccccacAAGGCCGGCACGTTACAAGAGCAACCAAGCCGACCATCGTCTCCTGGCGACACCAATATCGATGACTCGCCAAGATCAGAAATAAGCAGACGGTCCGAATACCACGGGTCCTTTGGTTCTCCCCCCATGACCGCACCTCCCCCTCTCTCCTTTTCATCAACGGCAGGCGGCTCAAGCTTTTTGACACACCAGCCAGAgccacaacaccaacagtaTCAACTTCCATTTCCATCATACGACGGCACCTTTCACAATAATAACAGAGACCACAGTTTCAGCCTGAAGAGTCTCAAATATCAAGAAGCCAATGCCTCCGATCAGGATCTTGATCAGGACTCGGACACAGAAACTACCATGACAACTGCCACCGGAACAACAAACAACACAGTTAAAAATATCCGCTACGGACGCGATAGCACCGTGAATGGtacctttttttctccaaaGCGCTCTGAACTCGGACCTGGGCTTGGGGGGTTAAGCCTTGATGATGGCCCCTCCAGGCGCATGACCCGGAGTCAGTCCCAAAGGCTCCAGGGTCAAGCATCCGGCTTCCGCAGGAGGGGACTCCGGTAA